In one window of Branchiostoma floridae strain S238N-H82 chromosome 14, Bfl_VNyyK, whole genome shotgun sequence DNA:
- the LOC118430851 gene encoding tumor necrosis factor receptor superfamily member 11B-like produces MLAAKLCIGISIVIVAVVASLPVSSQATETPDWCPDDSTGTFQLPSGVICNLCPPGTYVTQDCTADNPNPQCENCTATRHYNPCYSYADRCNTCSDCSPILDDGRDGMVDGEECTPTRDRVCTCPSNAYWDFQTASCKAKTLCDEGYGVAHIATYKTDTVCIECVDGTFSDEKSLTQHSF; encoded by the exons ATGCTAGCAGCGAAACTATGCATAGGAATCAGCATTGTCATCGTGGCCGTGGTTGCGTCATTGCCG GTTTCCTCGCAGGCAACAGAGACTCCGGACTGGTGTCCAGATGACAGCACCGGTACTTTCCAGCTTCCCTCAGGAGTCATCTGTAACCTCTGCCCTCCTG GCACATACGTGACACAGGACTGCACAGCTGACAACCCCAATCCCCAGTGCGAGAATTGCACAGCGACCCGGCACTACAACCCCTGCTACAGCTACGCTGACAGGTGTAACACGTGTAGCGACTGCAGTCCTATCCTTGATGATGGAAGAGATGGCATGGTGGATGGAGAGGAGTGCACGCCCACAAGGGACCGGGTGTGCACGTGCCCCAGTAACGCTTACTGGGACTTCCAGACAGCCAGCTGTAAAGCGAAAACGCTGTGTGATGAAGGATACGGAGTGGCCCATATAG CTACCTACAAGACAGACACAGTCTGTATCGAGTGTGTGGATGGAACCTTCTCAGACGAGAAGTCGCTGACTCAGCA